Within Montipora foliosa isolate CH-2021 chromosome 3, ASM3666993v2, whole genome shotgun sequence, the genomic segment CTGAATGACataacggaaaagaaaaaaggggaaaaagtcTTGTGCGGTTTACGTAAAAGGACATTGACCAATTGGTGATAATCAAATAAATCACAGATTGAACAAAAAGCTAATTAATAGGCGATAAATGACGAAGTTCATGGGTTTCCTTTACACTAATGATTTGCAGAGACATTTaaactacaataattattatttaacaacCTTACTTGCAACTGTGCCTCCATCTCTTTGCAATTAGTGTGTGCGTTTTTTATTGTCCTGCAGATCTTATGAAAACTTAAGTATTTAACAGTTTTGGTGTAGTTAATTATTCCTACATGTGTGGAGAAAGATTAGGAAAGTCTATTGTGGATGTCATTTCATAGGCATTACATTATTTGAATCCCAACTTTTTGGTTTGTTCAGAAATGTGGTTATAGCCTGGGACCAGGCTCCTCAGTTGGGGTTATGGACCTAAAAAGAAagtggcgaaaaaaaaaatttaccacGACTGctaaattctcgcgcgctcattggctaatttttattgccaataagcggacagacacatattGATATATTgacgatattgctcgcgtcagattgaagtttctcgcatttttgtctcgcgttcttctcgtgttttgctttaattttgacccctctgcctttttgttactgtaaaaaacaaattgatgtcagtttttcgtGCGTCTGCCCTGtcattgacaatgaatttcgtcataacattgtcaaagtagctgtggatccatgatcaataacaggacagacgcatggaaaactgacatcaatttgttaaattggcGAGTGAAGCTAGCCGAGCGACCCGAGCCCGGGGACTGAAGGTTCCCTCGCCTTGTTCCCAGctcgccaatttttttttccgccaCGTTCCTTTTCGCCCCATAATCCCAACTGCGGAGCCTGGTCCCAGGCTAAGGTGgctattttgttatttaaagtaAAAACGTAACGAagcaaattagtttttttctgtAATGGTAATGGAACGAGAAAAAATACCATTGTTGGATATCAAAAATACAAGGCAATGGAAAGTGTTTTGGTCTATGATATTTTTACAGCTGTCTGGCATTCTTGAACCTGCAAAATACAAGCCATGACACTGATTTAGCAACCGATTAGTCCAACACATTCTTTAACAAAATTATGATTTTATTTTAGATAATTATGAAACTCTTCTGATCCATGTTACTTTTGTAGAGACTAAACGTGAAATTAACATTGTTTGCATAAACGTCGGCAGTTACTTTGAACATGTTCATAATGGCAGTATTCCTTGTATTCTTCACAAACATCGTTGTTGTCTTTACAATCTGTgggaaaataattaaaatgagAGAAGTTTTATCAAAAGAGGATTAAATACAAAATCAGTTCTATAAATTGTTACCTTGTGACGATATCAATGATAGTCTGTTTGCAGTAGAGACTTTCGGTTCTCTGTTTATATTTAATTGGTCAGGAGCTTATCATAAGAGCAAAATATTTAATTGACATGTCAAACAAATCCTGTCACTGGGTTATGTATGGTTAAAAATCActatattcaacgccaaagaaagttttcatttcagagcgtgaccaaaatcataactcgaagaaagagcaagtgttgtctataactttctcgcaatatgattggtttatttcccaaaatgagcgttcctgattggctattacattgggTGACAAAGTGACGcaagcatgacgcgagcagcgttgtctagactcttatcgacaacggcaaattagccaatcagattgcgagattacaagtgTGGTAAAAATTTGAACTTTTCACCGAGAGATTTCTCGCCATATACTCCGAGTCCCACCCATGCGAAATTCCAGATAAGCTCTGGGTAAACAAACATTTTGTTTCGGATCCGGAAACCCGAATAAGTTCGGCACATTTTTTGCCCTTACTACTTTCAACGTGTTTATTACCAGGAGGGGAAGTTGGTGCAACTAGTTTGTAGATGAAATTCCTCTTGGCTTTGCCCACACAGAGCGGATCCGAATGCCTGCAACGCTGTCTGAGTGTTTTCCCGACGCATCCTTTGGAGGGGCCGTCGTTATCGTAGGAAACATTTTCTCTTACTCCGCTCCAGCACTCGCCGTAAAATTGTAGGCCGAAATATGTGAAGgccttttttcttgcttttttcgcACACCTACACACCAAGCTTTTGGGAAAGAAACAGAAAGGCGAAAACTCAGATGTTACGTTTAAACCGATTACAAAATTGCCTCTAGTTGCTATCAGCCTCAGAATTCTGTTTTCTGACTCACCGTTCCATAAATTCCTCCCAGTCATCCCAAGTTTCATACAATTCAGCATTTCTCATATTTAGTAGCAGCTTTGGCAAAGGTCTCGTGTTGTCTCTAAAACAGCCTACTTTAACAAAGTTTTCTTCGCACTTCTCTGATTCGGCAAAGAAATTCCCTAAATAGAAGAACAAAGAGCCATTTTAACCATAAATAGATTTCATTACTTTTCGTTTTATTACTGACTTGCTTTCAAGTCCCCAAGTTACGTTTCCTGTCAAAAGAAGACTCCTGATCAGGGAAGTTGTTATAAATACTAAATTACAGTACGATGTACTTTGTTATGCAAATGGCTGCGAGTACTGGGGTGTTTCGGTGGTAATGGTGCTATTAAGATAAACGATTTTACAAGAAAATTTTCTCTCCCGAAATGCTCCCAAGATCATAATCCATTATGTACAAATATGATTTACATATTGATGAAACAAATGCTCAGTGACAAGATCCCATATTATTAACCTAAAATAACTGAAAAATATACATGTTTCAAAATAACTAAAATATACATGTTTCAAAATAACTTTATCAGTTTATGGACTAAACTTGACCGAAAATTGCATGATTCACCTTTGAGTTACTCAGGGTAACTTAGTGCACCTTAAACAAGTAGCAGCTTAACCCTTCCCCTTCAAAGTCAGCTTCTAAAGTAGGTAGCAGGGATAAAAAGTCTCATCTGTTCACCGTGACCATTCAACTATAAAGGCAATGCGACGCATGCCGGTTCGGCGGGGTAGACAGGGCTTTTAAATAACAAACCACACGGTGCTAGAAACTAATCTGCCGTGCCTTTACTTATATTCTTTGAGGCAGATTTACCACTAACCAGGTTGATCCAGAACAACGCTACTGGAAAGTAAAAAATTAAAGGTCCCGAGGAATATCATGCTGGCTGATAAGAAGTCCATTACGGCTTTCGTCTTCTCCCCGGTTAACAAAACGCCGTCACTCTGGAAGAAAAAAATCGAAATAGACGTCAGTGGATTAAACACAGAGAGCACTGATTCAACTAACTTGATCATGTAGTTTATTGGCCCGGAGGAAACAAAATGGGGATGAAATGGCAGTTGGACATTTCAAATTGACTTGATCCCAGACATACACAAAGATATTTTTAAAGGTTGATGGCACATTTGAAACAAATTTACTTTAATTTCTGCCGACATCATTGACCATTGACGAGACCACAAAGAAAGGTAATAATACTGACCCGGGTTAAATAGCAAATCATTTTATGGCCTGGTTGTTTTAAgatataatttttaaatctatGGAGGGTAAAAATGTTAAGACGTTAATCACACCGTCCGTGGCCAATAAGTCACTTACTCATGAAGACACTGATCCGGTTTGAAAGATGGCTCCTTTGAGAGCTTCAATAATCATGTTAGTTACCTTTGAAAAGCACCCAAGTTCACTGCACGTTATTCAGTGGATATCTCTTTGAGAATATGCAAAGTACATTCAGAGAGATTTTTCTAAATTATTTTGACTGTTAAATTTTCGAATTAAAAAACACTCGCCAAGTGCTGAAGACAAGAAAAAAGCTGTGCAAACACAATTTCAAAGCCTATTGCCTCTACATCCTTCGCGACTTTCAAGAATCGTCACcccttttttgttatttttttttataaattacAATTGAACACTCCTACTGTGACATACGATTTTGACGCTTTGATTTGATTGTTTCCCTGTATGTGGCGAGAGAAACAATAAATAAGAGGCGTATGCGCAGACTCTTTTCAAAGTCATGAGAATTCTCAGCAGGGATTTAGTGACTTCTATTAGTTCTCTCTTTCATTTTTCTACAGCCTTAGGTGTAACCATTGCTACTTCGAATAAGAGAGGGGTATAACGTAACGAGTTTGTTTTCTTCCCATTTCTAGCAGTTTATGCGTCTTTAAACTTTATTAAATTATAATCTTCCGTTTTtttgatagagcgagtttcaatcgagggtcgtaaaaccaagaccaaagtaattactttggccaaacaaaaaggagggagacaatacggtaaaccaatcaaacactggaagtaattacacgtagccgacacaaagcgcgggaaaatgtgcacgcgcgagccacgattggttttggtttcacttctgattggttgaaaaaatggcccgagaactttgaaccaatcactgagtgaagtagagcggttttcaaatgagtgtcgtaaaaccaaaaccaaagtaattactttggccaatcaaaaaggacggagacaatccagtaaaccaatcaaaactcgaagtaattacacgtagccgacacaaagcgcgggaaaatgtgcacgcgcgagccacgattggttttggtttcacttctgattggttgaaaaaatggcgcgagaactttgaaccaatcactgagtgaagtaaatgcaaaaccaaagcaattcgctaattactttcgacactcaattgaaaaccgctctaatgcaaatccaaagcaattcgctaattacttttcaCAGTTTTTACTTTTTACATCACAGTGgtgaaaatgttgtggactcacgaggggCAGCCGAGttgtcgttgtcgataagagtacagacaacgcgtaaccactttcgatttgttaaactCCCGTTAGATTTTTATTGGGAATACCAGGGATAGACAGGATAGTGTAGTTCCAATAAGGAATccacgaaaataaatattcatgtttTTGTCATCGCGGTTAATTACTTTACTAAGCTTCTTGAATCATTGAAATGTACTCTGCTTTTATTGAAGTTAGAAACAGTTTTCATCTctcaaaaacttgaaatttaaagGCCCAAAATGCTGGGAAATACACTTTCTGGTGTTTCGTTTTCAAATAGTTTCATGGGAAGCGGGTGGGGGGCTTTAGCCCATGCTCTCAGACCCCCCTACAAAGAACGGGCTTACACCGGTCCAAAATACAAGTTACTTAAAATATTTGTCGCCTCCCAGATTTTCCGGGCTTGCTACGGCTCTGCATAATATATGATTTTTTAATAGGTGGTTATCTTCATCATAGTTGGTGAAAGGATGGATTTTTTCGATGTTGACCCGGGGGCCTTCGAAAAAAATCCGAATACTCCTTTGCAGAAGTCAAAGCTAGGACCTCCCGATAACTAATTTCCATGCTCTTACCAATAGGCAAAAGCAGACTCGTGGGAGATTCTAATCCTGCGAAGGAGCACCCAgaattttttccgagtatccgcGAGTCGCCATCGAAAAAGTGAGTCTTTTATTCATTTACCAGGCCGAACATTAGTTTTCATCTCCTTACACGAGGATGTTTATGAAACTCGTTTGCTTGTTTCACTTCTGTCTCCTGTTTTGGCCTTTACCCGGTATCAAACACACCATTTTTCGAATTTCCTGCGTACCAAGCATTCCGTGGggtttgaaagcaaaaaaaaaaaaaaccgaggaAGGTTTTCCCGGCCAAAACACCAAAAGTCTGCTTCCATTGTCTCCTTATACTTTGAAACCCGACAGAAAGGCTTGCTTCGCGGACACAGGTCAGTTAATATtggagttgttcgctccttgTCATAGGCTCCTGGTTGTCACTCATTCCCTGCAACCAAAAATAGACTGTGGATGGTCACGGCTTTCAAGCTTTCCGTGTTTCATAACCAGTTCCTTGACTGATTCGAGACTGACCCTATTTTTTCATCTACTTATTTCCACTGAATAGTGTCCGTCATTACTGGCTGACCTACAAATCCCAGCTCTCTGCAGTTAATAAGTCACATCAAAGGCTCAAGGCTACATTCTCAATTCGAATAATTAGAATCATCTGATACAGACAAATtcaataacatatttatttatttattaccaaTCAACGAACATGAATGAACTTAAGGGAATAGATTGGTAGCATCGTAAGTCAACCACATTAAAATCAGCAGTTTTCATATATTCAGGAATAGGATTTCCTTAATCCTGCTAATTAGCCCAGCCGTAGTTCACTCCTCCATTTGACACTTCAAGTTGTTCTTTTCCATGAGTTCCAGGATATCACTGTATACCTTGGTCATCTAAAAGAACACATTGGTTGTCAGTTAGTCCATTTTTGCCGTCGAATTTAGTGGTCATTGTAACCTTCAATCTTTCGCAATTAGCTACAAGAGGGAAGAAGAAACTTGAAACATATACAAGTTTCCCATCTcgaaaaaaattctgttcatGCACTGTAGTGCACGGAAGTATTTTTACCTGGAGCTTTTGAGGCAATGTAAAGGAAGTAAAAATAATAACGATAAGTTTCTTcccaatgatgaaatggtatatgaaatgaatcatatgaactgcggatatgaaatcaagtgaagctatgatcttcgcagttatgaacgcaatttttgcaattgcgtagagaagcctgaaaaattcaggacttcaacggggtttgaacccgtgacctcgcgattccggtgcgacgctctaaccaactgagctatgaagccactgacgttgggagttggtcatttgtgggttctaatggtcccgtgaggaatgaatcaataatgaaatggtatatgaaatgaatcatatgaactgcggatatgaaatcaagtgaagctatgatcaagtgaagctatgaagcagttcatatgattcatttcatataccatttcatcattgattcattcctcacgggaccattagaacccacaaatgaccagctcccaacgtcagtggcttcatagctcagttggttagagcgtcgcaccggaatcgcgaggtcacgggttcaaaccccgttgaagtcctgaatttttcaggcttctctacgcaattgcaaaaattgcgttcataactgcgaagatcatagcttcacttgaagttTCTTCCCGTTGCGCCAACTGGAAGAAAGTAAgcagttagctatttacaaagAATAAGACAAACCCTTTTGGTGGTTAAAGTGGAATTTCAACTAGGAACACCCTCTTTTATACCTAAGGCCCTTGCTACTAGGCTAAGTttccataaaattaatttataatttccaAGTCAAACACTTCATATATTCGCGAATTAAGTGGATGAAGAAATTTTTGAGGTTTCAAGTTATGCTGAAGAAAGGAACAGTATCTCACCTTTTCTTGGTAATTGCACTTGAATGTTGGCAAGTGATGTAAGAGTCTCATGGCCAAGGAGCACCATTTTTCTCCAGCCTCTTGTCTATTGGAACTGTCAAATGCATGTCGGTGAGGACTTATGATGTATAAATAAATTGTTCACTGGTTTGGAACCCTGGACCGAGTTGTTCAAAGTCCCATGTAGCTGTTCAAATTTGGATCAGTGGAAACCTTTCTTTCAGTTTCTTTACagataaaaaatatttctacaagattctttcaattttgactTAGACTCCTTGTTTTCCCTCAGCATAAAATTATCTTATTGAAGCCATTTTTGACGAGCCGGGCAAAATCTAACATTGGTGCGTATTTACTTGCGGGTTAGTATCAGTCGGCTTTTCAACAACTGGACCCTGTTGTTAGTAAAGAGTGCAATAAATAAACAAGAACGCACTACTAGAATACTAGAAAGTCATGTACCTGAATAAGTGTATTCCACAATTCCATGCTTTGGTCATCAACCATAAGATCTGAATCTCTGGATAGCAACCCTGTCCAAAAAAACATATGAACAAATATGCCAAGATATTTGCGCACGAGTAGTATACGACTTGGTAGGCATTCTCTTTCGTCATTTGTAAGATAAGGACAAAAGACATTCTTAccttacaaaatacaaaaaatcgAAGGAAACGTCATTAGAATGTTGTAGACGATTTTGCAGACGCGGAAACCATATCAAGTTAAGTCCATGTAGCCCGCAGTTGAATGTGAATTCACATGCTATCACATTACAATGATTGCTTCCTCAGTTTTTTTAATGGTACAGAGCTGTTCAGTTACCTTTGCTTGCTTCTCAATTATATTGCAAATGTCCTGGTATAAAGCCAGTGCCTCTTCTTTGCTTTCTGCGTCACTACTACTGCCATTATTCAGTGCGTGGTCCACAAGATTGTGGAAAGTTTTACTGGGTGAGCATAAGATACACATCATATGTCAGGTAGTTTGCTAAGCGAGTATGTCTTATTACAAGGATTGACTCTACAACACTTTTCGCTGGTACCATACGAAACACAAATTTTGCTATAAAAGATGCACTCATTATTGTGGCGTAATAGATCACCATAGCAAGAAGAAAGCtgtctaaccctaaccctaaccctaacacccTACATTTTGCATTTTTGATGAAGAAAAAAGATTGGCGAAACAATTACCTTAATTTAGTGAAATCTATTACGTCCATAGCGAGATGTTTTTTGATAGCGATTCTCAAAGATCTCATGCTGATTTCCCTGTGGCACGCGGGAAATTCAACCGCAAGCGCTGCAAGAAAATGCCAGGAAATAACAGGTGAGAAATGTTATAGcttttttattttctgttaATAACCaatgtttttgttgaaaatagAAGGTAACTATGATGGGAGAATGCAAAAGACTATAGTCTTTTCCCCTCCAGTATTTTCTCGGTCATTATACTTCGTTTTTAATTACCAGCAAGTGTCTCAAAGGTATTTGGATCCTTGTGAGGCAAAGCTTCCATCATATCAAGGCATTCAGATAAGTCGGTATCACCCAATTGTGCTTTGGCCTCAAACTCATACAGTGCCAGCAATACTATAGATTCATCTGCAAAGAAAGTGAACAATGTCTGATTTTCAGATTAGATTTTTAAGGTAATCATTTCTTCGAGCATTTGGCTACCCAAGCATGATGAACAACATAGGAGTGAGGTGGGTCAGTGATTAGGACGCCCGATTTGCATGCAGATGGTTTGAGCACCCAGCAAAGTCCCCTTGACTTATGTCTGTTTCTTATTGACCTTAAACCTTTTTCACTGTCGACACTCTGCAAGGCCGGCCACTTTTCTGACCACACACAGAAGAATCCGTCCCCTACGTACTCTTCAGTTGCGAAAAGTGTGTGAGTTTTTTAACGTAGTATGAAATTTATAAACACTAAAGGGTTCTGAGACTGGGCCAAGGGTTTGTACTAGTCATCAGAGAAGACTCGAACGTCTACAAATacagcactttttcctcagttattttaagaccatgACTTTTGGTCCCGGAAAGATACCGCGTGACCTGCCGCAAGGTAGTGCGATGGTTGCCCAAGCAACCTGGCCGAGGGGGTCACCCGGCCGCTGATTGAATTCAACTCACCGCACGTTGTTAAAAGGCCAATTAAATGCGGCTGCCTTAGCCTCCAGCTGCATAGGATTCTTAAAAATTTCACTTAAATAGTTACTTCTTGTAAATGGCCACCCAATCTGCAAGCCTTACAATAATTACGGTGTTTAAGTAAGGTTCTATCCCAGAGGACTGTCACAGACATAACAGGGACTATGTCCACATCACTGTGCGAATAACTTTGCTTTTGGGTTAATTCTTGCATGGCCTCAGCTGGAATTTGCGAACACTTAAATGTTCTAAGATGCTCCCTGTGGTTTATAATCCATATATCTGTAAGGAAAACTAGAAAATGTTTaccttttggaaaaaaaggtgATCCTTGTCATAACTTACATTCTTCTTCACCAAATTCCAATGTTTATCCCAATTGGGTAACAATTAAAAGGTGTAAGAAGAATACTGGCCAAGAAATGAAAAAGCTCACCTCTCTGATTCCCCGCTCCTCCAGCATCTATCCTATTACACAAATCCCTGCAAGCCTTAACATGTCCTAGGCACTGCCTCAATAGCTTTCTCTACGTACAccatacaacaacaaaaataaaaaaatcaatcgATTGGGGGGAACACGTCCAATGCTAATACTAATAAGAGATTAGTGAAGTGTGTCTTTGAATCCTATCTTTCACTGATTTGGATGATATTGTGCACTTCGAGTTATAATGCGCACGTGTTTCTTGCATCGTACTCTGTAATTTAAGGTTGGTAACCGATACATTTTAACGTCAAGGCTGTTGTGGGAATAAAATGCATtggtttttttcaattttgactaGTCATTGTCAGCTTTTTACAATGTGGTTAGCAAAGCAGTAGGGTATTAATACTTAATTAACACTATCATTATTGTCTAATAACTCTGAAATTAGACGATAGTACAATAAGTGATAAGTAGGGGCAATTCGCTTACAACTTCGTCCCAGCGCCCCTCTTTTCGTCCGCCTTGGCATGGAATGAGTAAGAGGGACGAAGAGAGGCCTTCGGAACAAAATTGGATCGTTTATTGATCCGGAAAAGCATCACGTTTTTCTTACAAGGCGTAGAGATCAAAGAGGCCTAGTCCACGATACATGAACTCGATCTGAACAAATGTGTCATTAACATGCCAAATAGTGatcagaaaaacagaaaaatgctCTCCACGAATCACTAGATGAAACGTGGAAAATTATGTTGATGAAGCACGGGATTTTTTTAATCTAAGTGGTGCTAATTTTGAGAATCAGCGTTGGTTCTAACTTTGTCTTAATTGCAGATGCACCTTTCTAGAAAACGGATTCCAGCAACATAATGAAAACTTCTTTATGATGACGTCAgccatgcgtctgtcctctaatagatcataggtgtgaaccaatcaaatcatatAGTCGTAAATTGCCTTTTCTTACCTTCTCCTCTCCATCGCTTTGTTCTCTCGCTGCTTGAATTGCAGATGCAGCCGCCATAACAAGGCAGTTTTTTTGGCGTACTAGGTTTGATAAATCCATCGGACACAAACAGGATAACTAAATAACAGTGTGTGCCAGTTCAGTAAAGAGTAGCTGATTAATTTAATCTTTCATTAGAGTACACCTGATCTATCTCGTTTATTAGACAATAAAAAGGTAGTTTTACCCCATCTGTGATTCATTTTTTTATCCAGCTTGCTAAGCCTAAGCTACTTTGACGACTGAAATGAGAACCTCTCACGCATTAAGCTGTTAAATAGTAGTAGGACTGTAATTTCAGAGAGCAACATGTGCATCTGACGACAACAATCGCTACATCAAGGACGTTTTCACCCTctcatattttcttttattatatagatactgatgaaataccaggatttctccttttactaaaacaTCATGTCTTCACcccgcgcagtgaacatatcatttttatcttttcacatgtgagaatataggtgttgtcatggtaacaaacacgattagccaataaaacgcgagcttcctcttcattgtaagatacttttgtgctttaatataattcttttctactacattaacatttttattgcaaattttacattatcatgattagtttttcataactttcatatcttgtttcatgttacacaacatgcgtgttttagcggttggtgaccactttttcatcatttcgaaaattagtAATCGATATCATCAATATCtacataataaacagaacattacatggccaatcagaatggcgtacagctctttcacgtgtggaagtataaccaatcaacaatAGCGTAAAGGCTTTTCCAAGCCAATCACTTTACATTCGTATATACCGTAGGAATTGGATGCAGAATATTTACCCGCTTCAGTAAGGTTCCGAAGTTGATATTTAGACTACTTTTAATTAG encodes:
- the LOC137996560 gene encoding uncharacterized protein — its product is MDFLSASMIFLGTFNFLLSSSVVLDQPGNFFAESEKCEENFVKVGCFRDNTRPLPKLLLNMRNAELYETWDDWEEFMERLVCRCAKKARKKAFTYFGLQFYGECWSGVRENVSYDNDGPSKGCVGKTLRQRCRHSDPLCVGKAKRNFIYKLVAPTSPPDCKDNNDVCEEYKEYCHYEHVQSNCRRLCKQC